One window of Tindallia californiensis genomic DNA carries:
- a CDS encoding Cys-Gln thioester bond-forming surface protein, which translates to MRTRKRRYKNMRISIAFLLILLLSFGSVLPVTAIGDSIEPSKTAEPVKPEQIEFQREVDLLLENRPIGSVAFELKGNAFEVEVNLFDEASSQWIVDDIRLIGQLGGRKLSDLRETPRGSGIFLVDPWISETGVGSLSIAAEVNLKSLVNTEQMPAVTFMESSESSTGDTGGDNSENGSTSGESSESDSNHSDNGNDNNDSNGDDNGTSDSTENDSNKSSDQDGSENESSDTKSSEQKSDEKTDDSISSEDNSEQQETKNDDKEGNNEDDTDENENENSLENGNDEDAKDNEKYQRDEDDNKEPEKQQEKKELDHDDKALKENEDKDQEESLDQDKENTEENEEKLLEENVLGPIILEEPMIDLQEATAYTDFISLTPEEPVAMRQMGLMNSSTQYGYTGDGIDGERISRIFTVREGTREEVWSWYYWNNIWQWTYTGPIFYVYCIDITTPLSTVEPYTRPTLASYSKLSENQKRRIVNMISHGYQVFGEGSNDNNLGDLRTRTGINNLTERQAIAGTQYAIWRVTNGTQENRLSQNARDLRDYLLGLDTPNDISPQFNSEPSYRVDNGNLIIEFEYEGNGHDYDIGGGTFGSNLQSLMGTGVIEEIDEINDAYHVTITQAISNLPENFNELAVRVKGVHYTSQGYVFEPVNTDWQGNYETQPLIDINIDHPNVVESVSIGNLEYRIEVEKHWSTDGESYSTEIESFDGRRFTFGLFDNEGEKIDKDGSHWTITVGEEEGDSGNPAVFEPVLPGDYIIKEWIPAGADYDLYDPIGADNRWIEVGSVLFDNSGIAEVEAKNHQLFASLMVRKDFAPQYADGFGSTLGDFPEIRSMDVMEVVEETEPEGFRFQLLDAEDNFVIVEGKDTFLLGEHNEHRMTFYNLPLGEYRAVEIDMPENYRWVSNGEIELTRSHVNASSPPEAVITNQELYEIEIEKVWEGTWLSMEAAGPFHFKIVRQSSNNEELSFSREKFLDPNEEEFITFNGLYPGTYHIYEEVPVGKPYRFSNSLWESYGSISVNNEDGDWILVGTVTLHDGQNPMNPRVAVMPPAFTTPRLIVTNEEHREISLEILKTVTGEGKPAQEEIPEVAFIVEVMSEMNGESDPPENGVINGPVVFMAPPTESLEGSYRVRDGETDSASKTIIGSMESPEVYQLQEIIPEELQGNYRLTGYRITYHLFNSETPVEIDYPVEGDVFDPNMIVELYMVMDNQPVEKIEVEVFNEFFKPTLEVTKEYTDDNEEEVVINLYRVTESEVPEEVEEELIATETTEGLSVTFEVELGEVYRIEEIIPGGYTAAYPNGDTVEVGDIVSILSVVNTPVPAGGGGGGGGGGGGTITPEIIDTVEIETTDPTVTIDEDPIPLGTPEEVIIDEDPVPLGVPEEPEEVIILDEEIPLGVPLLPQTGESNPLKFYILGFLLIATGYAMKKRVIF; encoded by the coding sequence TATTGCTATCCTTCGGCAGTGTTTTACCAGTTACAGCGATAGGTGATTCGATAGAACCTTCCAAAACAGCCGAACCAGTAAAACCAGAACAAATAGAATTTCAGAGAGAAGTAGACTTATTACTAGAGAATAGACCGATAGGCTCTGTTGCTTTCGAGTTAAAGGGAAATGCATTTGAAGTAGAGGTTAACCTGTTTGATGAAGCTTCTTCTCAATGGATCGTTGATGATATCAGGTTAATAGGTCAGTTGGGTGGCAGAAAACTTTCAGATCTGAGAGAGACACCTAGAGGTTCAGGTATATTTTTAGTTGATCCATGGATATCCGAGACTGGTGTCGGATCACTTTCAATAGCCGCAGAAGTCAATCTAAAGTCCCTAGTAAACACTGAACAAATGCCTGCGGTAACATTTATGGAATCAAGTGAGAGTAGTACTGGTGATACCGGAGGAGATAACAGTGAAAATGGCAGTACTTCCGGCGAATCATCTGAATCAGATAGTAATCATAGTGATAACGGCAACGATAATAACGACAGCAATGGCGATGATAACGGAACATCTGATTCGACAGAAAATGATTCAAATAAATCTTCTGACCAGGATGGATCAGAAAATGAATCATCCGATACAAAATCATCTGAGCAGAAAAGTGATGAAAAAACCGATGATTCAATAAGCTCTGAAGACAATTCAGAACAGCAAGAGACTAAAAACGATGATAAAGAGGGAAACAACGAAGACGACACAGATGAAAATGAAAACGAAAATTCTTTAGAAAATGGAAACGACGAAGATGCGAAAGATAATGAAAAGTATCAGCGTGATGAAGACGATAATAAAGAGCCGGAGAAACAACAAGAAAAGAAAGAATTGGATCATGATGATAAAGCATTAAAAGAAAATGAAGACAAAGATCAAGAAGAAAGCTTGGATCAAGATAAGGAAAATACCGAAGAAAATGAAGAAAAACTGTTGGAAGAAAATGTTTTAGGACCAATAATTTTAGAAGAGCCGATGATCGATTTACAAGAAGCGACAGCTTATACAGACTTTATATCGCTTACTCCTGAAGAACCAGTGGCCATGAGACAAATGGGATTGATGAACAGTTCGACCCAATATGGTTATACTGGTGACGGTATTGATGGTGAAAGAATAAGCAGGATTTTTACCGTAAGAGAAGGAACGAGAGAAGAAGTATGGTCATGGTATTATTGGAACAATATTTGGCAGTGGACGTATACAGGTCCTATCTTCTATGTGTATTGCATTGATATTACGACTCCCCTAAGTACTGTAGAACCATATACCCGACCAACATTAGCAAGTTATAGTAAACTATCAGAAAATCAAAAGCGGCGTATTGTTAATATGATTAGTCATGGCTATCAGGTCTTTGGCGAAGGAAGTAATGACAACAATTTAGGAGATCTTAGAACTCGAACTGGTATTAATAATTTAACAGAACGACAAGCCATTGCTGGAACACAATATGCTATTTGGAGAGTTACTAATGGGACACAAGAAAATCGCTTAAGTCAAAATGCGCGAGATCTCAGGGATTATTTGCTAGGCTTAGATACTCCTAATGATATTTCACCACAATTCAATAGTGAACCATCTTATCGTGTTGATAATGGCAACCTTATCATTGAATTTGAATATGAAGGGAATGGTCACGACTACGATATTGGTGGAGGCACATTTGGATCCAACTTGCAAAGTCTTATGGGTACTGGTGTAATAGAAGAAATAGATGAAATTAATGACGCCTATCATGTTACTATTACTCAGGCTATAAGTAACCTGCCAGAAAACTTTAATGAATTAGCAGTTCGGGTCAAAGGTGTCCATTACACTAGTCAAGGATATGTTTTCGAACCTGTTAATACAGATTGGCAGGGAAATTATGAGACACAGCCTTTGATCGATATTAACATTGATCACCCTAATGTCGTAGAAAGTGTTTCTATTGGTAATTTAGAGTATCGCATTGAAGTAGAAAAACATTGGTCTACAGATGGAGAAAGTTATTCAACAGAAATTGAATCTTTTGATGGAAGAAGATTTACCTTTGGACTGTTCGATAACGAAGGAGAAAAAATCGATAAAGATGGATCTCATTGGACAATTACAGTAGGAGAAGAAGAAGGAGATTCTGGAAATCCCGCTGTATTTGAACCAGTACTCCCTGGTGATTATATAATAAAAGAGTGGATACCAGCAGGTGCCGATTATGATTTATATGATCCAATAGGTGCCGATAACCGGTGGATCGAAGTGGGATCCGTATTGTTTGACAACAGTGGTATAGCGGAAGTAGAAGCAAAAAATCATCAATTGTTTGCTAGTTTAATGGTAAGAAAAGACTTTGCTCCGCAATATGCTGATGGCTTTGGAAGTACCCTTGGAGATTTTCCTGAAATACGTAGTATGGATGTGATGGAAGTTGTTGAAGAAACGGAACCAGAAGGGTTCAGATTCCAACTGTTGGATGCGGAAGATAATTTTGTTATTGTAGAAGGCAAGGATACTTTCTTGTTGGGAGAACATAATGAACATCGCATGACATTCTATAACCTTCCACTTGGTGAGTACCGGGCTGTAGAAATTGATATGCCTGAGAATTATCGCTGGGTTAGCAATGGAGAAATAGAACTGACAAGAAGCCATGTGAACGCATCAAGTCCTCCAGAAGCTGTTATAACAAATCAAGAGCTATATGAAATTGAGATAGAAAAAGTTTGGGAAGGCACTTGGTTATCAATGGAAGCAGCAGGACCATTTCATTTTAAGATAGTACGACAGTCATCAAATAACGAAGAGTTATCATTCTCAAGGGAAAAGTTTCTAGATCCTAATGAAGAAGAATTTATTACCTTTAATGGATTGTATCCAGGAACCTATCATATCTACGAGGAAGTCCCCGTTGGTAAACCATACAGATTTAGTAATTCTCTTTGGGAGTCCTATGGTAGTATATCGGTCAATAATGAGGATGGTGATTGGATTCTAGTAGGAACAGTTACTTTGCACGATGGTCAAAATCCTATGAACCCAAGAGTTGCGGTAATGCCACCAGCGTTTACAACACCTAGACTTATTGTAACCAATGAGGAGCATCGAGAAATTTCTTTAGAAATCTTAAAAACAGTGACAGGCGAAGGAAAACCTGCTCAAGAAGAAATACCAGAAGTAGCTTTTATCGTTGAAGTAATGTCGGAGATGAATGGAGAGTCAGATCCTCCGGAAAATGGAGTTATAAATGGTCCAGTGGTATTTATGGCGCCTCCAACAGAGTCATTAGAAGGAAGCTATAGAGTAAGAGATGGAGAAACTGATAGCGCTAGTAAAACTATTATTGGCTCTATGGAATCACCGGAAGTTTATCAGTTACAAGAAATTATTCCAGAAGAGTTACAAGGTAATTATCGTTTAACAGGTTATCGCATCACCTATCATTTATTTAATTCAGAAACACCTGTTGAAATTGATTATCCAGTGGAGGGTGACGTTTTTGATCCAAATATGATCGTTGAGTTGTACATGGTAATGGATAATCAGCCCGTTGAAAAAATTGAAGTGGAAGTGTTCAATGAGTTTTTCAAGCCTACGTTAGAAGTAACAAAAGAATATACAGATGATAATGAAGAAGAGGTTGTTATTAACTTATATCGTGTGACGGAGTCAGAAGTACCTGAAGAAGTAGAAGAAGAGTTAATAGCAACTGAAACAACAGAAGGGTTAAGTGTAACCTTTGAAGTGGAATTAGGTGAAGTTTATCGTATTGAAGAGATAATACCTGGTGGATATACAGCAGCGTATCCAAATGGTGATACGGTTGAAGTTGGAGATATCGTAAGCATACTTTCTGTAGTGAATACTCCTGTTCCTGCCGGTGGCGGCGGTGGAGGTGGTGGAGGTGGTGGCGGAACCATTACACCTGAAATTATTGATACAGTAGAAATCGAGACGACTGATCCGACAGTGACAATCGATGAAGATCCTATTCCATTAGGAACTCCGGAAGAGGTTATTATTGATGAAGATCCTGTTCCGTTAGGAGTACCTGAAGAGCCAGAAGAAGTTATCATACTGGATGAGGAAATTCCTTTAGGTGTTCCTTTACTTCCTCAAACTGGGGAAAGCAACCCGTTGAAATTTTACATCTTAGGATTCTTGTTAATCGCTACAGGTTACGCTATGAAAAAAAGAGTAATATTCTAG
- a CDS encoding type IV pilus twitching motility protein PilT: MMNINEILLQAAERKASDVHIGVGHVPMIRINGELQPLNNRKTSAQDTISYVQILLSGVQSKILSEKGQVDFAYQTPNGYAYRMNVFRYRDYYGFACRLVHHQIPTIAQLELPEQIEKIAKMQSGLVIVAGPTGCGKTTTIASIVDVINTTRRLHILTIEDPIEYIYQDKMSMITQREIGRDCNNFYEALHAGLRQDPDVIVVGELRDLETMQTAITAAETGHLVLVTLHTRNAQQTIERIIDVFPFGQQQQIRFQMASSLNAVISQRLIPRMDEVTRIPAVEILFVTPAIRTLIREGKAHQINSFIQTGRRNGMQTIDDHLSYLFKKGSISLETLKQYTTDEDTCFRSLE, encoded by the coding sequence ATGATGAACATTAATGAAATTCTTTTGCAGGCCGCTGAAAGGAAAGCATCAGATGTTCATATTGGTGTTGGACATGTTCCGATGATTCGTATCAATGGCGAGCTACAACCCCTAAATAATCGCAAAACATCGGCGCAAGATACTATTAGCTATGTTCAGATTTTATTAAGTGGGGTTCAATCAAAAATTTTGTCTGAAAAAGGGCAGGTGGATTTTGCTTATCAAACACCTAATGGATATGCTTATAGAATGAATGTGTTTCGTTATCGAGACTATTATGGATTCGCTTGTCGATTAGTCCATCATCAAATACCGACCATTGCTCAACTAGAACTTCCGGAACAAATTGAAAAAATAGCAAAAATGCAATCCGGACTTGTAATAGTAGCAGGACCAACAGGATGTGGCAAAACTACAACCATAGCATCAATTGTAGATGTGATTAATACCACTAGAAGACTTCATATTTTAACAATCGAAGACCCTATAGAATATATCTATCAGGATAAAATGAGCATGATTACTCAACGAGAAATTGGAAGAGATTGCAACAATTTTTATGAAGCTCTGCATGCAGGTTTGAGACAGGATCCTGATGTGATTGTAGTTGGTGAACTTAGGGATCTAGAGACCATGCAAACAGCTATTACAGCTGCTGAAACCGGTCATTTGGTTCTGGTAACGCTCCACACACGAAATGCACAGCAAACAATAGAAAGAATTATTGATGTATTTCCTTTTGGCCAGCAACAACAAATCAGATTTCAGATGGCTAGTTCCTTAAATGCGGTTATCTCTCAAAGGTTAATACCAAGAATGGATGAGGTTACGAGAATTCCAGCAGTAGAAATTTTATTCGTTACGCCAGCAATAAGAACGTTGATTAGAGAAGGAAAAGCACATCAAATAAACTCTTTCATCCAAACAGGAAGAAGAAATGGAATGCAAACAATCGATGATCACTTGAGTTATTTATTCAAAAAAGGCTCTATATCGTTAGAAACTTTAAAACAGTACACTACCGACGAAGATACGTGTTTTCGAAGTCTGGAATGA
- the pilM gene encoding type IV pilus assembly protein PilM, producing MKKNKLKLIGKEVIVFDFGHHSIKIVVGKPLKDKILIQQSFTVETPEGSFKDGKLIEPDLIRHVLQQSIDEHKIKTRNAICTIESSEIITRELNLPKVSEEKMQQMLAYEVEQTLPIQVNEYIIQSKFLNEVIEEGVDKNKVLVTAVPKEMSRGYFELLSSIGLRPLIMDLHFNEMDKLLESKYHLNNLTNVGDKTIALIDLGYQGINIVIVESGIHQLNRLIHHGSHMIDQNIVNFMDVSHDDAIEMKKNISSINQDPSLVESDEENKEMRVINIVQNILDGWMAEIERIFKFYLNQDAKHIIDKILLYGGTSRMVDVDRYFEEYFNIPTSVITSLTNIEIENASKEVTLYVNALGAMIRK from the coding sequence TTGAAAAAAAACAAACTCAAATTAATTGGAAAAGAAGTTATTGTTTTTGACTTTGGACATCATAGCATTAAAATTGTAGTAGGAAAACCATTAAAGGATAAAATTCTAATACAACAGTCTTTTACAGTTGAAACACCGGAAGGAAGTTTTAAGGATGGGAAGCTTATTGAACCGGACTTAATTCGTCACGTATTACAGCAATCTATTGATGAACATAAGATTAAAACAAGAAATGCGATTTGTACGATCGAAAGTAGCGAAATTATTACAAGAGAGTTGAATTTACCAAAAGTATCGGAAGAAAAAATGCAGCAAATGCTTGCCTACGAAGTGGAGCAAACACTTCCAATTCAAGTAAATGAATATATTATTCAATCAAAGTTCCTAAATGAAGTTATTGAAGAAGGGGTAGATAAGAACAAGGTGTTAGTTACAGCGGTGCCGAAAGAAATGTCGAGAGGTTATTTTGAATTATTAAGTAGTATTGGGCTAAGACCGTTGATAATGGATCTTCATTTTAATGAGATGGATAAGTTATTGGAATCAAAATATCATTTGAATAATTTGACCAACGTTGGAGATAAAACAATCGCATTGATTGATCTTGGTTACCAAGGGATTAATATTGTTATTGTTGAATCAGGAATTCATCAATTGAATCGATTAATTCATCACGGATCACATATGATTGATCAAAATATTGTTAACTTTATGGATGTTTCGCATGATGATGCTATTGAAATGAAGAAAAACATTTCATCTATCAACCAAGATCCTAGTTTAGTAGAGTCAGACGAAGAAAATAAAGAAATGCGGGTAATTAATATTGTACAAAATATTTTGGATGGATGGATGGCAGAAATAGAGCGTATCTTTAAATTTTACCTTAATCAAGACGCCAAACATATCATAGATAAGATTCTTTTATATGGCGGTACATCTCGTATGGTAGATGTTGACCGGTATTTTGAAGAATATTTTAATATCCCAACATCCGTAATAACGTCGTTAACAAACATAGAGATAGAGAATGCCAGCAAAGAAGTAACACTATATGTTAATGCGTTAGGTGCGATGATTCGCAAATAA
- a CDS encoding PilN domain-containing protein gives MRDYNFFENYTMEPEKKPFKGLWGVVIVGSLCFLLVAWSVYGYIEIQRLENDIALVKDDINQLYAENDYDAIEMLEKDVDLLKKELYSLEKIKTSLENRKVITPYLIDLISRSVTDGIAFEALHIAENQIQIQGNSTHRTSIAQMKHNIRNSGHFNEIFVAHITEADTLYNFSISFQLKGGIENEIEQ, from the coding sequence ATGAGAGATTATAATTTTTTTGAAAATTATACAATGGAGCCAGAAAAAAAACCTTTTAAGGGATTATGGGGAGTTGTTATCGTTGGCTCTTTATGCTTTCTATTAGTTGCATGGTCCGTTTATGGCTACATAGAAATTCAACGTTTAGAGAATGATATTGCCTTAGTCAAAGATGATATAAACCAGCTGTATGCTGAAAATGATTACGATGCAATAGAAATGCTTGAAAAGGATGTTGACTTATTGAAGAAAGAATTATATTCATTAGAAAAAATAAAAACGTCTTTGGAAAACAGAAAAGTTATCACCCCCTATTTAATAGATCTTATTTCTCGAAGCGTAACAGATGGGATTGCATTTGAGGCTTTACATATTGCTGAAAATCAAATTCAGATACAGGGGAACAGCACTCATCGTACATCTATTGCTCAGATGAAACACAATATTCGTAATTCTGGACATTTTAATGAAATTTTTGTTGCTCACATTACTGAAGCAGACACACTTTATAACTTTTCTATTTCATTTCAGCTAAAGGGAGGTATAGAAAATGAGATTGAACAATAG
- a CDS encoding LysM peptidoglycan-binding domain-containing protein: protein MRLNNREKILLVVLTVAIALLGFFRFVMTPINETLEEMTITLEEETLEYTRLKNRALEKPDLEDKKNETTHEIMEIASNFYGVLEQEDIIVILNDLLVHNAFEINTMNFSQPTIEEFGHHRDEENEDSEETTDLIKLNQMVVQTNYTGNYNGIMDLLSLLEEYENKVMLNSLSVTGSPDGWLTGTATYHFYNVPRVKRYYPSRPQTVTYTLLEDALKVERKNPFDTSGMPTPSTKDSVINDGEKTGLEGVGVDTGSSDRELTDEELIQMIGGEEKSSSDHFKDQSKIKNESLSFYDHIKRRGIEKENEWVLTVVKGDTLYHIAMAFYGSKEKIVYIIEANNIEDPSLIFIGDVLRIPKR from the coding sequence ATGAGATTGAACAATAGAGAAAAAATCCTTTTAGTCGTTTTGACGGTCGCTATTGCATTGTTAGGTTTTTTTCGCTTTGTGATGACTCCTATTAACGAAACGCTTGAAGAAATGACGATAACATTAGAAGAAGAGACCTTAGAGTATACACGCTTAAAAAATAGAGCTTTAGAAAAACCGGATCTGGAAGACAAAAAAAATGAAACAACTCATGAAATCATGGAAATTGCCAGTAATTTTTATGGAGTTTTAGAACAGGAAGATATAATCGTTATTTTAAATGATCTGTTGGTTCATAATGCTTTTGAAATAAATACAATGAATTTTTCCCAGCCCACTATAGAAGAATTTGGACATCATCGTGATGAAGAAAATGAGGATTCTGAAGAAACAACAGATTTAATAAAATTAAATCAGATGGTTGTTCAAACAAATTATACAGGTAACTACAATGGGATTATGGATCTTCTCAGTCTTTTAGAAGAATATGAAAACAAAGTGATGCTTAATAGTTTGTCTGTAACAGGCTCACCAGACGGATGGCTTACCGGTACCGCCACGTATCATTTTTACAATGTCCCGAGAGTAAAACGATATTATCCTTCAAGACCCCAAACGGTTACATATACACTTTTAGAAGATGCGCTGAAAGTTGAAAGAAAGAATCCTTTTGACACTTCTGGTATGCCTACCCCATCTACTAAAGATTCAGTAATAAATGATGGTGAAAAAACGGGCCTTGAAGGAGTTGGAGTAGATACAGGGAGTAGTGATCGTGAGCTTACTGATGAAGAACTTATCCAAATGATCGGAGGAGAAGAAAAATCAAGCTCTGATCACTTTAAGGATCAAAGTAAAATAAAAAATGAGTCATTATCATTTTATGACCACATTAAAAGGCGTGGAATAGAAAAAGAAAATGAATGGGTCTTAACGGTAGTGAAAGGAGATACCTTGTATCATATAGCAATGGCTTTTTATGGAAGTAAAGAAAAAATCGTTTACATTATTGAAGCTAATAATATTGAAGATCCGAGTCTTATTTTTATTGGTGATGTACTTCGTATTCCAAAGAGATAA
- a CDS encoding aspartate ammonia-lyase: MIETKLNKINTLQDVSERNINPEVRIESDSLGSMEIPSNAYYGIQAKRAQENFPLPVAKVHPELIRSMGKVKYACVCANLQTNTMPEQIGSAIKKACIELINGEFDEQIIVESIQGGAGTSINMNVNEVLANRALEILRVDKGRYDIVSPNTHVNMAQSTNDVVPTAFKVSVLSMEENLINSLEKLFLALKDKEQELDDVLVMGRTHLQDALPIRLGQEFGAYSRVLRRDIDRIKSAMKSLSTVNLGATAVGTGLNADPVYIQAAIEELCSITGLNLEVAEHLVDGTQNTDGYIHLSSALKNCALSLSKMANDLRMKASGPSCGLMEINLPPVQPGSSIMPGKVNPVMAEMMNQICFQVQGNDHTVSLASGAGQFELNVMGPVLFKNLFESIDIITHGAEVFAVRCIEGITANKEACKEKVENSVALATALNPHLGYEATSGIAKEVLKSKRSVREVTLEKGLLSESDLDEIMQPKEMTEPGIAGKHLIGIGVRQA, from the coding sequence ATGATTGAAACTAAGTTAAACAAAATTAACACACTTCAAGATGTATCAGAAAGAAACATTAATCCAGAGGTTCGAATAGAATCTGACTCGCTGGGAAGCATGGAAATTCCATCTAACGCTTATTACGGCATTCAAGCAAAGCGAGCACAAGAAAACTTTCCGTTACCAGTAGCGAAAGTGCATCCAGAACTAATTCGTAGCATGGGCAAAGTAAAATATGCATGTGTTTGTGCAAATCTTCAAACAAACACTATGCCTGAACAAATTGGTTCAGCCATAAAAAAAGCCTGTATCGAATTAATCAATGGTGAATTTGATGAACAAATCATTGTCGAATCCATTCAAGGTGGAGCAGGAACATCAATCAATATGAATGTAAATGAGGTGCTAGCAAATAGAGCTCTGGAAATATTACGTGTTGATAAAGGAAGGTACGACATTGTATCACCAAATACGCATGTGAATATGGCACAATCTACCAATGATGTAGTGCCAACAGCTTTCAAAGTATCCGTTTTATCAATGGAAGAAAATTTAATTAACAGTTTAGAAAAACTTTTTCTAGCGTTAAAAGATAAAGAGCAGGAACTTGATGATGTGCTTGTAATGGGAAGAACTCACTTGCAGGATGCACTCCCTATTAGATTAGGACAAGAGTTTGGAGCTTATAGTCGTGTCCTTCGTCGAGATATTGATCGAATAAAATCTGCCATGAAGTCACTTTCTACGGTTAATTTAGGTGCTACGGCCGTTGGCACTGGTTTGAATGCAGACCCAGTATACATTCAAGCTGCTATCGAAGAACTGTGTTCAATCACAGGCTTAAACTTAGAAGTAGCCGAACACCTAGTGGACGGAACACAAAATACAGATGGCTATATACATTTATCCAGTGCTTTGAAAAACTGTGCTCTTAGTTTATCCAAAATGGCAAATGACCTTCGTATGAAAGCATCCGGTCCGTCCTGCGGACTCATGGAAATAAACCTTCCGCCAGTACAACCAGGTTCATCTATCATGCCAGGAAAAGTTAACCCTGTTATGGCCGAAATGATGAATCAAATATGTTTCCAAGTGCAAGGTAATGATCATACTGTATCTCTTGCTTCTGGTGCAGGTCAATTTGAACTTAATGTGATGGGGCCTGTTCTGTTCAAAAATTTATTTGAATCTATCGATATTATTACACATGGCGCTGAAGTATTTGCTGTTCGTTGCATTGAAGGAATTACAGCTAATAAAGAAGCTTGTAAAGAAAAAGTAGAAAATAGCGTTGCGCTAGCAACGGCGTTAAATCCTCATCTTGGTTATGAAGCAACATCAGGCATAGCTAAAGAAGTATTAAAAAGCAAAAGAAGCGTACGGGAAGTCACTTTAGAAAAAGGCCTTCTAAGCGAATCTGATCTTGATGAAATTATGCAACCAAAAGAGATGACAGAACCAGGAATTGCTGGAAAACATCTTATTGGCATAGGTGTTCGTCAGGCGTAA